Proteins encoded by one window of Chryseobacterium foetidum:
- a CDS encoding efflux RND transporter permease subunit: MKLAEISIKRPSLVIVLFTILTLGGLLSYSMMGYELIPKFETNMVTISTVYPGASPAEVETSVTRKIEDAVGSLENVKKVESSSYESLSVIMVQLNTGADVNYALNDAQRKVNAILADLPEDADPPSLQKFSLDDLPIMTLSITSDKLNNKELYDLLDKKVEPIFSRVNGVAQVDLVGGQEREIQVSLDEMKLQGYGLSIGDVQQAILSSNLDFPTGALKTRTSRSTIRLSGKYRDIAEMNNLVVSNKDGVQVRLSDVATVFDTQKDVEKVARFNQNPTILMQVKKQSDANAVAVSELVQKTIAQVQENYKAQGVKVNIVDDSTEFTLEAADHVIFDLFLAIILVAVVMLLFLHNIRNAFIVMVSIPVSLVATVIGMYLMGYTLNLMSLLGLSLVVGILVDDAIVVLENVYRHMEMGKSRIRAAFDGASEIGFTVTAITLVIVVVFLPIAMSSGLVSDILAQFCVTVVIATMFSLLASFTIIPWLSSRFGKLVHLTGKNPFEKFILWFEKQLDKFTHWISGILEWALKSGLRRIMVVVVTFIILIASFMLVAFGFIGGEFFPKMDRGQFLVQMELPKDASVEKTNQLTLAVEKYLRNDKDVVDMITTVGQQSSGFGGAQATLYQSEIQVILVDKSERTESTDIKSAKIKRDLEEKFTGVEFKTAPIGLMGADAAPIEMVVTAQDNATANKEANRILELLKKVPGSVDAELSTDSGNPEVQVNIDRDKMSALGLNLSSVGQTMQTAFSGNTDGKFRAGEYEYDINIRFGDANRQSIDDVRNLMFTNPSGEQIRLSQFADVKMGSGPSLLERRDKAPSVKVKSKVVGRPVGDVANEWAAQFMDNEKTKPAGVTYIWSGDMENQTEGFGTLGIALLAAIVLVYLVMVSLYDSFVYPFVVLFSIPLALIGVMVILAITGNSLNIFTMLGMIMLIGLVAKNAIMIVDFANMRKAAGANTHDALIQANHARLRPILMTTIAMIFGMIPIAIAKGAGAEMNNGLAWVIIGGLTSSLFLTLIIVPVVYSLFDSILRRMGKGEPVDYDAEMKADYEHRELSEDGYTPKHID; this comes from the coding sequence ATGAAGTTAGCAGAAATATCCATTAAAAGACCGTCCCTGGTTATCGTATTATTTACGATCCTTACGTTGGGAGGTTTGTTAAGTTACTCCATGATGGGGTACGAATTGATTCCGAAGTTTGAAACCAATATGGTTACGATTTCTACGGTGTATCCGGGAGCTTCGCCTGCAGAGGTTGAAACTTCGGTGACGCGTAAAATTGAAGATGCTGTAGGTTCTTTGGAAAACGTAAAAAAAGTAGAGTCATCATCTTACGAAAGTTTATCGGTAATCATGGTTCAGCTGAACACCGGAGCCGATGTAAATTATGCTCTGAATGATGCTCAGAGAAAGGTAAACGCTATTTTGGCAGACCTTCCGGAAGATGCAGACCCGCCGTCACTGCAAAAATTCTCTTTGGATGATTTACCGATCATGACATTGAGTATCACCAGTGATAAACTGAATAATAAAGAACTGTACGATCTTTTAGATAAAAAAGTAGAGCCGATTTTTTCCCGTGTGAACGGTGTGGCTCAGGTTGACCTTGTGGGCGGACAGGAAAGAGAAATTCAGGTAAGTCTTGATGAAATGAAACTTCAGGGTTACGGTCTTTCTATCGGAGATGTGCAGCAGGCGATTCTTTCCTCCAATTTAGATTTCCCTACCGGAGCTTTGAAGACAAGAACTTCAAGATCTACCATCAGACTTTCAGGAAAATACAGAGATATTGCTGAGATGAATAATCTTGTGGTTTCCAATAAAGATGGGGTGCAGGTGCGTCTTTCAGATGTGGCAACGGTTTTTGATACTCAGAAAGATGTAGAAAAAGTAGCGAGATTCAACCAGAATCCTACGATTTTGATGCAGGTGAAAAAACAGTCTGATGCGAATGCAGTAGCGGTTTCAGAATTGGTTCAGAAAACAATTGCTCAGGTTCAGGAAAACTATAAGGCACAAGGGGTAAAAGTAAATATTGTTGATGACAGTACGGAGTTTACCCTTGAAGCTGCTGATCACGTAATTTTCGACTTGTTCCTGGCGATTATTTTGGTTGCAGTAGTAATGTTATTATTCCTTCACAACATCAGAAACGCATTTATCGTAATGGTTTCAATTCCAGTATCATTAGTTGCCACGGTAATCGGAATGTATCTGATGGGATATACCTTAAACTTAATGAGTTTATTGGGACTTTCACTCGTTGTCGGTATTCTTGTGGATGATGCGATTGTGGTTTTGGAGAACGTTTACCGTCACATGGAAATGGGAAAAAGCAGAATCCGTGCAGCCTTCGACGGTGCTTCAGAAATTGGATTTACCGTAACAGCAATTACTTTGGTAATCGTGGTGGTATTCTTACCGATTGCGATGAGTTCAGGTTTGGTTTCAGATATTTTGGCTCAGTTCTGCGTCACGGTAGTAATTGCGACGATGTTCTCATTACTGGCATCGTTCACCATTATTCCGTGGTTGTCTTCAAGATTCGGAAAACTGGTTCATTTAACAGGTAAAAATCCTTTCGAGAAATTTATCCTTTGGTTTGAAAAGCAGTTGGATAAATTCACACATTGGATTTCAGGAATTCTGGAGTGGGCTTTAAAATCAGGACTGAGAAGAATAATGGTTGTTGTAGTGACATTTATTATTTTGATCGCTTCATTCATGTTGGTTGCATTCGGATTCATCGGAGGAGAATTCTTCCCTAAAATGGACAGAGGTCAGTTCCTCGTTCAGATGGAATTACCAAAAGATGCTTCTGTAGAAAAAACCAACCAGTTGACCTTGGCTGTTGAAAAATATCTGAGAAATGACAAAGATGTGGTGGATATGATTACCACGGTAGGTCAGCAGTCATCAGGATTTGGAGGGGCTCAGGCAACTTTATATCAGTCGGAAATTCAGGTAATTTTGGTTGATAAATCCGAACGAACCGAAAGTACAGACATTAAATCGGCTAAAATCAAAAGAGATTTAGAAGAAAAGTTCACCGGAGTGGAATTCAAAACAGCACCAATCGGTTTGATGGGGGCGGATGCTGCACCAATCGAAATGGTAGTAACCGCTCAGGATAATGCCACGGCGAACAAGGAAGCCAACAGAATTCTGGAATTGCTTAAAAAAGTTCCGGGATCTGTAGATGCAGAATTATCCACCGACTCAGGAAACCCCGAAGTTCAGGTGAATATCGACAGAGATAAAATGTCTGCTTTAGGTTTAAATCTTTCAAGTGTAGGACAGACGATGCAGACCGCATTCAGTGGAAATACCGACGGAAAATTCAGAGCCGGAGAATATGAATATGACATCAACATCCGTTTTGGAGATGCCAACAGACAGTCGATTGATGACGTAAGAAACCTTATGTTCACAAATCCTTCGGGAGAACAGATCAGACTTAGCCAATTTGCAGATGTGAAAATGGGTTCAGGACCGAGTTTGCTTGAGCGTAGAGACAAAGCGCCTTCTGTGAAAGTAAAATCCAAAGTTGTAGGCCGTCCTGTTGGGGATGTTGCCAACGAATGGGCAGCTCAGTTTATGGACAACGAAAAAACAAAACCTGCAGGCGTAACGTACATCTGGAGTGGAGATATGGAAAACCAGACTGAAGGTTTCGGTACATTAGGAATTGCTTTACTGGCGGCTATCGTATTGGTTTATCTGGTAATGGTTTCTTTATATGACTCGTTTGTATATCCTTTCGTAGTATTGTTCTCAATTCCATTGGCATTGATTGGGGTAATGGTAATCCTGGCCATTACCGGAAATTCATTAAACATCTTTACGATGTTGGGGATGATCATGTTGATTGGTTTGGTGGCGAAAAACGCGATTATGATTGTCGATTTTGCCAATATGAGAAAAGCAGCGGGAGCAAACACCCACGACGCTTTGATTCAGGCCAACCACGCCCGTCTCCGTCCGATTTTGATGACGACGATTGCGATGATCTTCGGTATGATTCCGATTGCGATCGCAAAAGGAGCAGGAGCCGAGATGAACAATGGTCTTGCCTGGGTAATCATCGGTGGTTTGACATCATCATTATTCCTGACATTGATTATCGTACCGGTGGTTTATTCACTATTCGATTCAATATTGAGAAGAATGGGCAAAGGTGAACCAGTAGATTATGACGCTGAAATGAAAGCAGATTATGAGCACAGAGAACTAAGTGAAGACGGATACACCCCGAAACACATAGATTAA
- a CDS encoding CvfB family protein: MQLGKTQTLKISEKNHSGWMLESESGKTAFMSKVFIREEKEIGDEVEVFVFQDDHKLKATTEIPLAEVGEFAVMSCVESLPTGAFMDWGIIKDLFIPYKQQKTKILDGKRYLVYLYVDEDLDLITGTTKFKRNPQYENLPFQKGDKVDLIMMNESELGWNVVINKKYIGLIYASDVFKKLYPLSEESGFIKDIREDGKIDISLQPQGFENIDEFKQKILDKLEENYGLLHLSDKSTPEEIKEELQMSKKNFKKALGGLYKDKIVEIMDDKIKLV; this comes from the coding sequence ATGCAACTCGGAAAAACCCAGACTTTAAAAATTTCAGAAAAAAATCATTCAGGATGGATGCTTGAATCAGAATCCGGCAAAACGGCTTTCATGTCTAAAGTTTTTATCCGTGAAGAAAAAGAAATTGGTGATGAGGTTGAAGTTTTTGTTTTTCAGGATGATCATAAGTTAAAGGCAACAACAGAGATTCCATTGGCTGAGGTAGGCGAATTTGCCGTGATGAGCTGTGTGGAAAGCCTTCCGACAGGTGCGTTTATGGATTGGGGAATCATCAAAGACCTATTCATCCCTTACAAACAGCAGAAAACAAAAATTCTTGATGGAAAAAGATATTTGGTCTATCTCTATGTTGATGAAGATCTTGATTTAATTACCGGAACTACGAAGTTTAAAAGAAATCCTCAGTATGAAAATTTACCTTTCCAGAAAGGTGATAAGGTAGATTTAATCATGATGAACGAAAGCGAACTGGGCTGGAATGTGGTTATCAACAAAAAATACATCGGGCTGATCTACGCTTCTGATGTTTTCAAAAAACTATATCCTTTATCAGAGGAAAGTGGTTTCATCAAAGACATCCGTGAAGATGGAAAGATTGATATTTCATTACAGCCGCAGGGCTTTGAAAATATCGACGAGTTTAAACAGAAAATTTTGGATAAGCTGGAAGAAAATTACGGTCTGCTTCATCTTTCAGACAAGTCTACGCCGGAAGAGATTAAAGAAGAGCTTCAAATGAGCAAAAAGAACTTTAAAAAGGCTCTTGGTGGTTTGTACAAAGATAAAATCGTCGAAATAATGGATGATAAAATAAAGTTGGTTTAA
- a CDS encoding TolC family protein: MNRKLITAKKLKIGIAAAFMIFGSTSAFAQQQVSLQEAIKQALQNKAEAKKAALQIKKAEYKIAEARAGALPQISITSGLTYNPVIQESLLEFGGERIIAKLGQPWQTTSTAQVQQAIFDQRVFTGLKAAKSTREFYILNAQLTNEQLIENVATAYYQVFVQEENLETVNQSYANTEKVRNVIKSLVDNGLAKKIDLDRTNVQLTNIGSNKQTLINSVELSKNSLKFYMGIPIETEITLEEETIEPRPELLASNVDLTSRSEVKVLQKNRELLVFNKKATEAYLYPTVNLVANYGWGATGAKFPLTNGLQNGVLWSDFSAIGLNINIPIFTGGATKSKIAQAQIDIDDLDLDIENTELQLSLDYKNAITNMENSLINIESMKNNVGLAEKVQKDTQANYQYGLATLTEVLDTENALTQAKQNYANALLDYKQAEIKLIKAKGELNTLQKP; encoded by the coding sequence ATGAATAGAAAACTTATAACTGCAAAAAAGCTAAAAATTGGGATAGCTGCAGCATTTATGATTTTCGGCTCTACATCTGCTTTTGCGCAGCAACAGGTGTCTTTGCAGGAGGCCATTAAGCAGGCACTGCAAAATAAAGCAGAAGCCAAAAAAGCAGCTTTGCAGATCAAAAAAGCTGAATACAAAATTGCCGAGGCCAGAGCCGGAGCTTTGCCACAAATCAGTATCACGTCTGGTCTTACTTACAATCCGGTAATTCAGGAATCTTTACTGGAATTCGGCGGAGAAAGAATTATTGCAAAACTGGGACAGCCTTGGCAGACCACTTCTACAGCTCAGGTTCAGCAGGCGATTTTCGACCAGAGAGTTTTCACAGGTTTAAAGGCTGCGAAGTCGACCAGAGAATTTTATATTCTTAACGCTCAGCTGACAAACGAGCAATTGATTGAAAACGTAGCAACGGCTTATTATCAGGTGTTTGTACAGGAAGAAAATCTGGAGACAGTAAATCAAAGCTACGCAAATACTGAAAAAGTAAGAAACGTAATCAAGAGTCTGGTAGATAATGGTTTGGCTAAAAAAATCGATTTAGACAGAACGAATGTTCAGTTGACTAACATCGGTTCAAACAAACAGACGTTGATCAACAGTGTGGAGCTTTCAAAAAATTCATTGAAATTCTACATGGGAATTCCGATTGAAACTGAAATTACGCTTGAAGAGGAAACAATCGAGCCAAGACCTGAATTGTTAGCTTCAAATGTAGATTTAACAAGCCGTTCAGAGGTAAAAGTTCTTCAGAAAAACAGAGAACTTTTGGTTTTCAATAAAAAAGCGACTGAAGCATATCTTTATCCAACAGTCAATTTGGTTGCCAACTACGGTTGGGGTGCTACGGGTGCGAAGTTTCCTTTAACCAACGGTTTACAGAACGGAGTACTTTGGAGTGATTTCTCTGCAATTGGTTTAAATATAAACATTCCGATTTTCACGGGTGGAGCTACGAAGTCTAAAATTGCTCAGGCTCAGATTGATATCGATGATTTAGATTTAGATATTGAAAATACTGAGCTTCAGCTAAGTCTTGATTATAAAAATGCCATCACAAACATGGAAAATTCTTTAATCAACATCGAAAGTATGAAGAACAACGTTGGTCTTGCCGAGAAAGTTCAGAAAGATACGCAAGCCAATTATCAATACGGTTTGGCGACATTGACGGAAGTTCTGGACACTGAAAATGCATTAACGCAGGCAAAACAGAACTACGCAAACGCTTTATTAGACTACAAACAGGCTGAAATTAAACTTATAAAAGCGAAAGGCGAACTTAATACTCTTCAAAAACCATAA
- a CDS encoding KTSC domain-containing protein, which yields MKKIGDYRKLLEVDNTATLKDLKTIYRNVMKDTHPDKFVNNEEGKLEAEEKSKSVIEAYHFLVSINPETQEKYKEEYTETITTSIITDFYLEKSILKVQHLNGKMFEYIGVPRNTYIKMVNADSPSRFARRHIYGNFIFRKSGEVMAD from the coding sequence ATGAAAAAAATAGGTGATTACAGAAAACTTCTTGAAGTAGATAATACTGCTACTTTGAAAGATTTAAAAACAATTTACAGAAATGTGATGAAAGATACGCATCCTGATAAATTTGTAAATAATGAAGAAGGGAAACTTGAAGCTGAGGAAAAAAGCAAATCTGTGATTGAAGCCTATCATTTTTTGGTAAGCATCAATCCTGAAACTCAGGAAAAATACAAAGAAGAATATACAGAAACAATCACAACTTCTATTATTACTGATTTTTATCTTGAAAAATCGATTTTAAAAGTTCAGCATTTGAACGGTAAAATGTTTGAATACATCGGAGTTCCAAGAAATACATACATCAAAATGGTGAATGCTGATTCTCCGAGCCGTTTTGCAAGAAGACATATCTATGGTAATTTCATCTTTAGAAAGTCTGGTGAAGTGATGGCAGATTAA
- a CDS encoding TetR/AcrR family transcriptional regulator, which yields MSKQEKKDQTQELIKETAKNLFFVQGKFNATTQEIADEAGVNRTLINYYFRSRDNLIQIIFDEAHRVEKQKSELIMNSDLPFKEKIANFIDGSLKTSLTYPYLETYIVSQINSGSCHKRDVEKHELEKLYEDIDKEMELGNIEKMAPIQFVMNMIALLVFPSAVRPLFLENMMISDKEFDLLIADRKDIILNMLFKN from the coding sequence ATGTCAAAACAAGAAAAGAAAGACCAAACTCAGGAATTAATCAAGGAGACTGCCAAGAATTTATTCTTTGTGCAGGGGAAATTTAACGCAACTACACAAGAGATTGCGGATGAGGCCGGTGTTAACAGAACATTGATCAACTACTACTTCAGATCACGGGATAATTTGATTCAGATTATTTTTGATGAAGCTCACCGAGTGGAAAAACAAAAATCTGAATTAATTATGAATTCAGATCTTCCTTTCAAAGAGAAGATTGCCAATTTCATTGACGGAAGTTTAAAAACAAGTCTTACATACCCTTATCTGGAGACGTACATTGTTTCGCAGATCAATAGTGGCAGCTGTCACAAAAGAGATGTAGAGAAGCACGAACTCGAGAAACTTTATGAAGATATTGATAAAGAAATGGAACTGGGAAACATAGAAAAAATGGCGCCGATACAGTTTGTAATGAATATGATCGCACTTTTGGTATTTCCAAGTGCTGTAAGGCCTCTTTTTCTGGAAAATATGATGATCAGTGATAAAGAATTTGATCTTCTGATTGCAGATCGAAAAGATATCATACTGAATATGCTTTTTAAGAATTAA
- the dcm gene encoding DNA (cytosine-5-)-methyltransferase, giving the protein MVMKDYYTISEAAELLNKSTKTLRRWDDEGKLVAVREPMSNYRVYHRNDIQSLFPDFLVEENNHLNNYVEADNDYKVLELFAGAGGLAIGLEKAGLKCEALNEIDKFACQTLRQNRPHWKVFEGDIKNFSFSEYKDKIDVVTGGFPCQAFSYAGKRLGLEDARGTLFYEFARAVREVNPPICIGENVKGLLNHENGNTLSGMISILDEIGYNVVPVEVLKAVNYKVPQKRERLILVGIRKDIHVKFDYPKPFNKIYNLKDALKKGELFDTDVPISGGAKYPQSKKVVLDLVPPKGYWRDLPLEIQKEYMGGSFFLGGGKTGMARRIGWDEPSLTLTCSPAQKQTERCHPDETRPFTVREYARIQTFPDDWEFAGSLAQQYKQIGNAVPVNLGREVGYSIIKFLNSYYNLSKPK; this is encoded by the coding sequence TTGGTTATGAAAGATTATTATACAATTTCTGAAGCTGCTGAACTTTTAAATAAGAGCACAAAAACACTCAGAAGATGGGATGATGAAGGTAAATTGGTTGCCGTAAGAGAGCCTATGAGTAATTATCGTGTATATCATCGAAATGATATTCAGAGTCTGTTTCCGGATTTTTTGGTCGAAGAAAATAATCATTTAAATAACTATGTGGAAGCTGATAATGATTATAAAGTATTAGAGCTTTTTGCTGGAGCAGGTGGTCTGGCAATTGGTTTAGAAAAAGCAGGATTGAAATGTGAAGCTTTAAATGAGATAGATAAATTTGCGTGTCAGACTTTAAGACAAAACAGACCTCATTGGAAAGTTTTCGAAGGTGATATTAAAAACTTTAGTTTTTCAGAATACAAAGATAAAATTGATGTTGTTACTGGTGGATTTCCTTGTCAGGCATTTAGTTATGCAGGGAAAAGATTAGGTTTAGAAGATGCAAGAGGAACACTTTTTTATGAATTTGCCAGAGCTGTTCGGGAAGTTAATCCTCCAATTTGTATTGGAGAGAATGTAAAAGGTCTCTTAAATCACGAAAATGGAAACACTTTAAGTGGAATGATTTCCATCCTGGATGAGATTGGCTATAATGTAGTTCCTGTTGAGGTTTTAAAGGCTGTAAATTACAAAGTTCCTCAAAAAAGAGAACGATTAATTCTGGTAGGAATTAGAAAAGATATTCATGTTAAATTTGATTACCCAAAACCATTTAATAAAATTTATAATTTAAAAGATGCTTTAAAAAAGGGAGAATTGTTTGATACAGATGTTCCAATTTCAGGCGGTGCAAAATATCCTCAAAGTAAAAAAGTCGTTTTAGATTTAGTACCACCAAAGGGATATTGGAGAGATTTACCTCTCGAAATTCAGAAAGAGTACATGGGCGGAAGTTTCTTTTTGGGTGGAGGAAAAACAGGAATGGCAAGAAGAATTGGCTGGGACGAGCCAAGTTTAACCCTAACCTGCAGCCCTGCTCAGAAGCAAACCGAAAGATGTCATCCTGACGAAACAAGACCTTTTACCGTCCGTGAATATGCAAGAATTCAGACTTTTCCGGATGATTGGGAATTTGCAGGCTCGTTGGCTCAACAATACAAGCAAATTGGAAATGCGGTTCCTGTAAATTTGGGTAGAGAAGTAGGATATTCTATAATTAAGTTTTTGAATTCTTATTATAATTTGTCAAAGCCTAAATAA
- a CDS encoding Eco47II family restriction endonuclease, translated as MANKYVEFVSDEHLLECVKNLHNSYLKAKNNISKKSFYSNKVDTFKLTFDSKFNDISEEDLIQSEILRQIDKSINNSIGTFHEQVLGGIAGFEIGNLSGFDVKATDNTLFADIKNKHNTMNSSSAEALFQKLARYADDYKKAKCYWVQILAKGSFEESWKGDINGKEYGHSRVFKISGDRFYALLSGQDDALIQLYKSLPLVISDHLNEIEKGDLVKENSALEEITSATETSNKSILDQITFENFSYYLGFDKL; from the coding sequence ATGGCAAATAAATATGTAGAATTTGTGTCTGATGAACATTTATTAGAGTGTGTGAAAAATCTCCACAATTCCTATTTAAAAGCCAAGAATAATATTTCTAAAAAAAGTTTTTATTCGAATAAAGTTGACACTTTTAAGTTGACTTTTGACTCAAAGTTTAACGATATCAGTGAAGAAGATTTGATTCAGTCTGAAATTCTCAGACAAATAGATAAATCAATCAACAACTCTATTGGAACTTTTCACGAACAGGTTTTAGGAGGAATTGCTGGGTTTGAAATTGGAAACCTCAGTGGTTTTGATGTAAAAGCAACTGATAATACTCTGTTTGCCGACATTAAAAATAAACACAACACCATGAACAGTAGTTCTGCCGAAGCATTATTTCAGAAGTTGGCACGCTATGCAGATGATTACAAAAAGGCGAAATGTTATTGGGTACAAATTTTAGCGAAAGGTAGTTTTGAAGAAAGCTGGAAAGGCGATATTAATGGAAAAGAATATGGTCACAGCAGAGTTTTTAAAATCTCCGGAGATCGTTTTTATGCACTTTTATCGGGACAAGATGATGCTTTAATACAACTATATAAGTCATTACCATTAGTAATTTCTGACCACTTAAATGAAATTGAAAAGGGAGATTTAGTTAAGGAAAATTCAGCTCTAGAAGAAATTACGTCCGCAACCGAAACGTCTAACAAATCAATTTTAGATCAGATAACTTTTGAAAATTTCAGCTATTATTTAGGCTTTGACAAATTATAA
- a CDS encoding efflux RND transporter periplasmic adaptor subunit has translation MKKTIIYIIVAAVLVGLAAWKISDNKKKQETEVKEVAKQVDKINVNVVTASRSNINTDYTANGTFIPKQEMNQSADISGRVVSVFVKEGSRVGAGQTLATIKRDAIEVDVTQAQNNLQNAIADNQRYENAFKTGGVTKQQLDNSRLQLKNMQAAVRAQSVRVNDTSIRAGISGTINKKMVEPGMVVAPGTALFEIVNINSLKLSVLVDESQIGRIQLGQEVSINVNVLPGESFSGRITFIAPKSDASLNFPVEIEVQNRGNLKAGMYATATFKTNNGAETQNMLTIPAQAFANGVSSGQIFIVQNGTAKMITVKTGKVYGDKVQIISGLNGGEQVVTSGQINLDNGSKINIVK, from the coding sequence ATGAAAAAAACTATAATATATATCATCGTTGCAGCTGTACTTGTAGGTTTGGCGGCATGGAAGATTTCAGACAACAAAAAGAAGCAGGAAACTGAGGTAAAAGAGGTGGCAAAACAGGTTGACAAAATCAACGTCAACGTAGTTACTGCATCAAGGTCTAATATCAACACAGATTACACCGCAAACGGTACTTTCATCCCGAAACAGGAAATGAATCAGTCGGCTGATATTTCAGGGCGTGTAGTAAGCGTTTTCGTAAAAGAAGGTTCAAGAGTAGGAGCGGGACAAACTTTGGCAACCATCAAAAGAGATGCGATCGAAGTAGACGTTACTCAGGCTCAGAATAACTTACAGAATGCCATTGCAGACAACCAACGTTATGAAAATGCTTTCAAAACTGGAGGTGTGACTAAACAGCAGTTGGATAACTCAAGATTGCAGCTTAAAAATATGCAGGCTGCGGTAAGAGCTCAGAGCGTGAGAGTAAACGATACCAGCATCAGAGCAGGAATCAGCGGAACCATTAACAAGAAAATGGTAGAGCCGGGAATGGTGGTTGCACCGGGAACAGCTTTATTTGAAATAGTAAATATTAATTCACTGAAACTTTCAGTTTTGGTGGATGAAAGCCAGATCGGAAGAATTCAGCTGGGTCAGGAAGTTTCAATCAATGTAAATGTATTGCCTGGTGAATCTTTCAGCGGAAGAATTACATTTATCGCTCCAAAAAGTGATGCTTCACTGAATTTCCCTGTAGAGATTGAAGTTCAGAACAGAGGGAATCTGAAAGCAGGTATGTATGCTACAGCAACCTTTAAAACCAACAATGGTGCAGAGACTCAGAATATGCTTACTATACCTGCTCAGGCATTTGCCAATGGTGTAAGTTCAGGACAAATCTTTATCGTTCAGAACGGAACAGCAAAAATGATTACTGTAAAAACCGGAAAAGTGTATGGTGACAAAGTACAGATCATCAGCGGACTGAACGGAGGTGAGCAGGTAGTTACCAGCGGCCAGATCAACCTTGACAATGGTTCGAAAATCAATATCGTAAAGTAA